A part of Miscanthus floridulus cultivar M001 chromosome 6, ASM1932011v1, whole genome shotgun sequence genomic DNA contains:
- the LOC136457400 gene encoding uncharacterized protein, whose amino-acid sequence MDHGGGGRSSSRLRDRLARMFRPGSLLRSTCNTTAGASSCASSSPAGAGGVRAASTAKSVPPPPAAASACSSSRALLAPDAAADRDSFLASSRRDLVGRTESFSTAVDRLHHRRRFSVDAPALAERSRDKEGKEKKSPRDEYGSHHRPLGGGGAKNDKTMIRMKLLSNPYGFSSSDDEDADTDVLSSDAEDDLAGRGVCSSKRLAGESAETFFSSSRSFSSDSSEFYTKKQKKKTTTTAKTKPPAASSGSSKPPRAPTTTKPGHGRQSQVHPASARRQRQHRRAASSCDTCGVRDGFRPVVSAAEEQVRRGFAVVKRSRDPYADFRSSMVEMIVGRQLFGPPDMERLLRSYLSLNAPRHHPVILQAFSDIWVVVHGG is encoded by the coding sequence ATGGACCACGGGGGCGGcgggaggagcagcagccggctCCGGGACCGCCTGGCCCGGATGTTCCGCCCGGGCTCGCTGCTCCGCTCCACCTGCAACACCACCGCCGGCGcgtcctcctgcgcctcctcgTCTCCCGCCGGCGCTGGCGGCGTAAGAGCCGCGTCCACGGCTAAGTCTGTGCCGCCGCCTCCCGCGGCCGCCTCCGCGTGCTCCTCCAGCCGCGCGCTGCTGGCCCCGGACGCTGCCGCCGACAGAGACTCGTTCCTCGCCTCCTCGCGGCGCGACCTCGTCGGCCGCACCGAGTCCTTCTCCACCGCCGTCgaccgcctccaccaccgccgccgcttctCCGTCGACGCGCCGGCTCTGGCGGAGAGGAGCAGGGACAAGGaggggaaggagaagaagagCCCGCGCGACGAGTACGGTAGTCACCACCGcccgctcggcggcggcggcgccaagaACGACAAGACGATGATCAGGATGAAGCTGCTCTCCAACCCCTACGGCTTCAGCAGCTCCGACGACGAGGACGCCGACACCGACGTGCTCagcagcgacgccgaggacgacCTCGCCGGCCGCGGCGTTTGCAGCAGCAAGAGGCTGGCCGGCGAGTCGGCGGAGACCTTCTTCTCGTCCTCGCGAAGCTTCTCCTCCGACTCCTCCGAGTTCTACACCAAGaaacagaagaagaagacgacgacTACGGCGAAGACCAAACCCCCTGCAGCGTCCTCCGGCAGTAGCAAGCCACCGAGAGCACCGACGACGACGAAACCGGGCCATGGTCGCCAGAGCCAGGTCCATCCCGCCAGCGCCAGGCGTCAGCGCCAGCACCGGCGCGCGGCGAGCAGCTGCGACACGTGCGGCGTCCGCGACGGGTTCCGCCCCGTGGTGTCGGCGGCGGAGGAGCAGGTGCGCAGGGGGTTCGCGGTGGTGAAGCGCTCCCGGGACCCGTACGCAGACTTCCGCTCGTCCATGGTGGAGATGATCGTGGGGCGGCAGCTGTTCGGCCCGCCGGACATGGAGCGCCTGCTGCGCTCCTACCTCTCCCTCAACGCGCCACGCCACCACCCCGTCATCCTCCAGGCATTCTCCGACATCTGGGTCGTCGTCCACGGCGGCTAG